A window of Halopelagius inordinatus genomic DNA:
CGTCGAGACGGGGGGCGACGACCGACCGCTGCCGCGGAAGTCAACGTTAACTCGTTGCACGCCCCCGTACGACGTGAGCACCATGTCCGACGGGAAACTTCGCACGCCGACGAACCGGACCTGCGAGCGATGCGGTCGAGCCGAACAGTGGGACCGAACCGAGGAGACGTGGCGCGTCGTCGAGACGGACGGGACGCCACGAGTCGGAAACCCCCACTGTATCCACGA
This region includes:
- a CDS encoding HEWD family protein — its product is MSDGKLRTPTNRTCERCGRAEQWDRTEETWRVVETDGTPRVGNPHCIHEWDINGAFSPFGDDADSAEV